From the Candidatus Schekmanbacteria bacterium genome, the window TGTAGGCTCTATCAAGATAGCTCAGCTTTTAGGTGAAAATGAACTATATAAATATATTAGAAAATTTGGTTTCGGAGAAAAAACCGGGATTCAACTGCAGGGGGAAGCAAGAGGAATATTAAGAAAACCAAAGGATTGGTCTCTTGTTTCAATAGGCGCAATTACTATAGGGCAGGAAATTGCCGTTACACCGCTTCAACTTGCGATGGCTTATTCAGCTATTGCAAATGGAGGTCTCCTTTTAAAACCGAGAATTGCAAAGAGAATTGAGAGTTGGGATGGAGAAATCAAGAAAGTTTTTCCTCCTGTGACTGTAAGAAGAGTGATTTCAGAGAGGACAGCCCATATCCTGAGAGGTATTTTGAAAACTGTAGTATCAGAAGAGGGGACAGCTCATTTGGCAAGGATTGAAGGATTCGAGGTAGCAGGTAAAACTGGCACTGCCCAAAAAGCGGAAAATGGAGCATATCAACCGGGTAAATATTATTCATCTTTTATCGGTATTGTACCTGCTGATGCGCCGCGCTTTGTAATAGCAGTTATTTTGGACGAACCAAAGAAAAATCATTACGGGGGTATCGTTTCAGCTCCAATATTTCGTGAAATAGCAAAAAGGTCACTTCTCTATTGCGGTGTAAAACCACATAAAGAAGATGGCAAATTGAGATTAGTCGTCGCTGATGCAGTAAATAAGAAGGAAGAAAGGAATTTATAAAGATTTTAATCAAGCAATTGAGATTTAAAGAAATGGAAAGAAAATATTTTCTTAAAGATTTGATAAGAGATGCAAAATGTTCATCTTTATCAGAAATAGAATCTGTGATGGTTAGCGGCATAACAGCTGATTCAAGGGAAGTAGAAGAAGGTTTTTTGTTCGTTGCTATAAAGGGATTCAAGAGAGATGGACACGATTACATCAAAGATGCAATCGATAAAGGCGTTTCCGCAGTTTTGGTAGACACTGCTTTTGATGAAACCTCTATTGGTGCAGATATTTTAAAGAAGATTACACTCCTAAAAAGCAAAGATACAAGAGAAAGTTTTGGAATTATTGCTTCCAATTATTTTGGAAATCCTTCAAAAGAATTGAAGCTCATTGGAATTACAGGCACTAACGGGAAAACCACTACTTCATATATATTAAATTCAATCCTTGAAAAAGCCGGCATCGTTTCCGGAATGATAGGAACGATTCTTTACAAAATAGGAGATGAGGAGTTTCCTTCATCACTTACGACTCCTGATGCTTTTACATTGAATAGATTTCTGAGAAGGATGGTAGATAGCGGCGTAACTCATACAATAATGGAGGTGTCTTCTCATTCTATTCGTCTTAAAAGGATTGCAGGATGCAGTTTTTCATTAGGGATTTTTACTAATTTAAGTCCTGAACATTTAGATTTTCATAAGACAATAGAAGAATATTATGAATGCAAAAAATCCTTCTTCAACTATTTAAATGCAAATGATGAAGCAAAAGCAATCGTAAATATCGATGATAAATGGGGAAGAAAAATTGCAAAGGAGTTTAAAGAAAAAGTTGTTACTTATAGCTTTGATAAACCTGAAGCCAATTTCAAAATTCTTTCCTCTAAATTATCGAAATCAGGAATAGAAGGCAGTATCTGCACAGGCAAAGGAGTTGTTAATTTCTCTTCAAATCTTATAGGAAGTTTCAATTTTTCAAACATTTTAGCGGCTACGGCGGCGGCAGTGGAACTTGGTATCTCTCCTGATATTATTGAAAGAGGAATTGAATCACTTGATATTGTGCCCGGAAGATTTCAGAGGATTGAGGGCAATGTAGATTTTGATATTATCGTTGACTATGCCCATACTCCTGATGCCCTTGAAAAACTGTTAACTGAAGCTAAAAAAATGTGCAAGAAGGATTTGATTGTTGTTTTTGGATGCGGCGGCAATAGAGATACGGAGAAAAGACCATTGATGGGAAAAATTGCTTCAAGAATAGGCACAAAAATAATCATAACATCAGACAACCCAAGAAATGAGAATCCTATGGACATTATAAATGACATTCTAAAAGGCATTGATAGAAATAGACGCAACAATATTGAAGTTGTTGAAGACAGAAGGGAGGCAATTCGATATGCAATCGAAAAAGCAGATGCAGGAGATACTATAGTCATTGCAGGGAAAGGGCATGAAGATTATCAGATAGTCGGGGAGAAGATTATCCACCTTGATGACAAAGAAGAAGTATTAAAGGCAATTGAAGGGATTAGGAAAAATAATTGAAGACATATTTGCTTGAAGAAATATTAAAAGCTACCGGAGCAAAAATGATAATTGGGGGAGAAACAAAAAAATTTTCAAGAATCTCTATTGATTCGAGAGACTGCAGAGGCGGGGAGATTTTTTTTGCAATAAAGGGTGAAAAGTTTGATGGAAACGATTTTGTTTTGAAAGCATTGGAAAATGGTGCTTTAGGCGCAGTAGTCTCTGAAACAAATAAAATCGTTCGGGACCTTCCGTTAGAAGGCAGTGTAACAATTCTTGAAACAAGGGATACTTTGACTGCCCTTCAAGACCTTGCAGCCTTTTACCGGGAAAAGGTAAATCCGAAGGTTATTGCAATAACAGGAAGCAACGGGAAGACTACTACTAAAGAGATACTCCATTCAATCCTTTCAAAAAAAGCCTCTGCAATCAAAACCATAGGCAATTTCAACAACCTGATTGGTTTACCACTGAGTCTTTTGAATGTTGATTATGGGTGCAGATTCGCTGTCATTGAGATGGGGATGAGTGTTAAAGGAGAAATAGATAGATTATGCCAAGTGGCAATGCCTTCTGATGCCATTTTAACAAATGTAGCGCTTTCACATTCTGAAAATTTTTCGGACATAACTGAGATAGCAGAAGAAAAGGCCCTGCTTGCCCGTTATGTGGAAGAGAAAAAAGGAAAAGTTTTATGCAATGGCGATGACAAAGTGCTTGTACAAGCAGTCAAAAAGGTATGTAGGAATCCCATTCTTTTTGGTAAAGGCGAAGAATGTCACATTAGAATGTATGACTTGGAGAATGATTTAAGAGGCGTTTCCTTTTCATATAAAGGATTGGGGAAGAAAGGCAGAATAAGACTTAACCTGCCGGGTATTCACAATGCCTATAATTGCCTTG encodes:
- a CDS encoding UDP-N-acetylmuramoyl-tripeptide--D-alanyl-D-alanine ligase; the protein is MKTYLLEEILKATGAKMIIGGETKKFSRISIDSRDCRGGEIFFAIKGEKFDGNDFVLKALENGALGAVVSETNKIVRDLPLEGSVTILETRDTLTALQDLAAFYREKVNPKVIAITGSNGKTTTKEILHSILSKKASAIKTIGNFNNLIGLPLSLLNVDYGCRFAVIEMGMSVKGEIDRLCQVAMPSDAILTNVALSHSENFSDITEIAEEKALLARYVEEKKGKVLCNGDDKVLVQAVKKVCRNPILFGKGEECHIRMYDLENDLRGVSFSYKGLGKKGRIRLNLPGIHNAYNCLGAIAYSILEGFTENEIEKGVESAETLSGRMSVKELPCGITIIDDSYNANPNSFEKAIEYLSCLECRGRRIVLMGDMLELGKYTESSHRSIGKLCAQKGMDFLFTVGRESRLAANEAVRAGIPEKNVLSFDDASTAGEALSRLLNRDDILLVKGSRMMRLERAIEVLLRKIEEGSE
- a CDS encoding UDP-N-acetylmuramoyl-L-alanyl-D-glutamate--2,6-diaminopimelate ligase; amino-acid sequence: MERKYFLKDLIRDAKCSSLSEIESVMVSGITADSREVEEGFLFVAIKGFKRDGHDYIKDAIDKGVSAVLVDTAFDETSIGADILKKITLLKSKDTRESFGIIASNYFGNPSKELKLIGITGTNGKTTTSYILNSILEKAGIVSGMIGTILYKIGDEEFPSSLTTPDAFTLNRFLRRMVDSGVTHTIMEVSSHSIRLKRIAGCSFSLGIFTNLSPEHLDFHKTIEEYYECKKSFFNYLNANDEAKAIVNIDDKWGRKIAKEFKEKVVTYSFDKPEANFKILSSKLSKSGIEGSICTGKGVVNFSSNLIGSFNFSNILAATAAAVELGISPDIIERGIESLDIVPGRFQRIEGNVDFDIIVDYAHTPDALEKLLTEAKKMCKKDLIVVFGCGGNRDTEKRPLMGKIASRIGTKIIITSDNPRNENPMDIINDILKGIDRNRRNNIEVVEDRREAIRYAIEKADAGDTIVIAGKGHEDYQIVGEKIIHLDDKEEVLKAIEGIRKNN